A portion of the Bubalus kerabau isolate K-KA32 ecotype Philippines breed swamp buffalo chromosome 1, PCC_UOA_SB_1v2, whole genome shotgun sequence genome contains these proteins:
- the NEUROG3 gene encoding neurogenin-3, with amino-acid sequence MAPHPSCAPPVQVTHETEQRFPGASDDEVTCVASTPPSPTRVLENFTETEGGACRGASRKLRARRGGRSRPKTELALSKQRRSRRKKANDRERNRMHNLNSALDALRGVLPTFPDDAKLTKIETLRFAHNYIWALTQTLRIADHSLYGLEPLAPPCEELASPDGGSPGDWGSLYSPVSQAGSLSPAASLEDRPGLQAPVSPACLHPGALAFSDFL; translated from the coding sequence ATGGCGCCTCATCCCTCGTGTGCGCCCCCTGTCCAAGTGACCCACGAGACGGAGCAGCGCTTCCCGGGAGCCTCGGACGACGAAGTGACCTGCGTCGCATCCACTCCACCCAGCCCCACTCGCGTGCTGGAGAACTTCACCGAGACGGAAGGGGGCGCCTGCCGAGGGGCCTCGAGGAAGCTCCGGGCGCGGCGCGGGGGGCGCAGTCGCCCCAAGACTGAGTTGGCTCTAAGCAAGCAGCGACGGAGCCGGCGCAAGAAGGCCAATGACCGCGAGCGCAATCGGATGCATAACCTCAACTCTGCGCTGGACGCGCTGCGCGGTGTCTTGCCCACCTTTCCGGACGACGCGAAGCTCACCAAGATCGAGACGCTGCGCTTCGCCCACAATTATATCTGGGCGCTGACGCAGACGCTGCGCATAGCGGACCACAGCCTCTATGGGCTGGAGCCGCTGGCGCCGCCCTGCGAGGAGCTGGCCAGCCCAGACGGCGGTTCCCCGGGAGACTGGGGCTCCCTCTATTCCCCGGTCTCCCAGGCGGGAAGCCTGAGCCCCGCCGCCTCGCTGGAGGACCGACCTGGGCTGCAGGCGCCTGTTTCCCCGGCCTGCCTTCACCCTGGCGCTCTGGCCTTTTCAGACTTTCTATGA